Proteins from one Canis lupus familiaris isolate Mischka breed German Shepherd chromosome 26, alternate assembly UU_Cfam_GSD_1.0, whole genome shotgun sequence genomic window:
- the DERL3 gene encoding derlin-3 isoform X1, producing MAWQGLAAEFLQVPAVTRAYTAACVLTTAAVQLELLSPFQLYFNPHLVFRKFQVWRLVTNFLFFGPLGFSFFFNMLFVFRYCRMLEEGSFRGRTADFVFMFLFGGVLMTLLGLLGSLFFLGQALTVMLVYVWSRRNPRVRVNFFGLLTFHAPFLPWALMGFSLLLGNSILVDLLGIAVGHIYYFLEDVFPNQPGGKRLLLTPRFLKLLLDAPQEDPNYLPLPEEQPGPLQQ from the exons ATGGCGTGGCAGGGGCTGGCGGCCGAGTTCCTGCAGGTGCCCGCGGTGACGCGGGCCTACACGGCGGCCTGCGTCCTAACCACGGCTGCTGTG CAGCTGGAGCTCCTCAGCCCCTTCCAGCTCTATTTCAACCCGCACCTCGTCTTCCGGAAGTTCCAG GTCTGGAGGCTCGTCACCAACTTCCTCTTCTTCGGGCCCCTGGGATTCAGCTTCTTCTTCAACATGCTTTTCGT GTTCCGCTACTGCCGCATGCTGGAGGAGGGCTCCTTCCGCGGCCGCACGGCCGACTTCGTCTTCATGTTTCTCTTCGGGGGCGTCCTCATGACC ctgctggggctcctgggcagcctgTTCTTCCTGGGCCAGGCCCTCACAGTCATGCTGGTGTATGTGTGGAGCCGCCGCAACCCCCGAGTGAGGGTCAACTTCTTTGGCCTCCTCACCTTCCATGCACCATTCCTGCCCTGGGCGCTCATGGGTTTCTCACTGCTGCTGGGCAACTCGATTCTCGTGGACCTGCTGG GGATTGCGGTGGGCCACATTTACTACTTCCTAGAGGATGTCTTCCCCAACCAGCCTGGAGGCAAGAGGCTGCTGCTGACCCCCCGCTTCCT GAAGCTGCTACTGGATGCCCCACAGGAGGACCCCAATTACCTGCCCCTCCCGGAGGAGCAGCCAGGACCCCTACAGCAATGA
- the DERL3 gene encoding derlin-3 isoform X3, with amino-acid sequence MAWQGLAAEFLQVPAVTRAYTAACVLTTAAVQLELLSPFQLYFNPHLVFRKFQVWRLVTNFLFFGPLGFSFFFNMLFVFRYCRMLEEGSFRGRTADFVFMFLFGGVLMTLLGLLGSLFFLGQALTVMLVYVWSRRNPRVRVNFFGLLTFHAPFLPWALMGFSLLLGNSILVDLLGIAVGHIYYFLEDVFPNQPGGKRLLLTPRFLGTHPGATLGLITQGPSPRNQVTGSLLCLQDIAFG; translated from the exons ATGGCGTGGCAGGGGCTGGCGGCCGAGTTCCTGCAGGTGCCCGCGGTGACGCGGGCCTACACGGCGGCCTGCGTCCTAACCACGGCTGCTGTG CAGCTGGAGCTCCTCAGCCCCTTCCAGCTCTATTTCAACCCGCACCTCGTCTTCCGGAAGTTCCAG GTCTGGAGGCTCGTCACCAACTTCCTCTTCTTCGGGCCCCTGGGATTCAGCTTCTTCTTCAACATGCTTTTCGT GTTCCGCTACTGCCGCATGCTGGAGGAGGGCTCCTTCCGCGGCCGCACGGCCGACTTCGTCTTCATGTTTCTCTTCGGGGGCGTCCTCATGACC ctgctggggctcctgggcagcctgTTCTTCCTGGGCCAGGCCCTCACAGTCATGCTGGTGTATGTGTGGAGCCGCCGCAACCCCCGAGTGAGGGTCAACTTCTTTGGCCTCCTCACCTTCCATGCACCATTCCTGCCCTGGGCGCTCATGGGTTTCTCACTGCTGCTGGGCAACTCGATTCTCGTGGACCTGCTGG GGATTGCGGTGGGCCACATTTACTACTTCCTAGAGGATGTCTTCCCCAACCAGCCTGGAGGCAAGAGGCTGCTGCTGACCCCCCGCTTCCT GGGAACCCACCCAGGGGCTACATTGGGACTTATCACCCAGGGCCCGTCTCCCAGAAACCAGGTCACTGggtccctcctctgcctgcaaGACATTGCCTTTGGGTAG
- the DERL3 gene encoding derlin-3 isoform X4 yields the protein MAWQGLAAEFLQVPAVTRAYTAACVLTTAAVLELLSPFQLYFNPHLVFRKFQVWRLVTNFLFFGPLGFSFFFNMLFVFRYCRMLEEGSFRGRTADFVFMFLFGGVLMTLLGLLGSLFFLGQALTVMLVYVWSRRNPRVRVNFFGLLTFHAPFLPWALMGFSLLLGNSILVDLLGIAVGHIYYFLEDVFPNQPGGKRLLLTPRFLGTHPGATLGLITQGPSPRNQVTGSLLCLQDIAFG from the exons ATGGCGTGGCAGGGGCTGGCGGCCGAGTTCCTGCAGGTGCCCGCGGTGACGCGGGCCTACACGGCGGCCTGCGTCCTAACCACGGCTGCTGTG CTGGAGCTCCTCAGCCCCTTCCAGCTCTATTTCAACCCGCACCTCGTCTTCCGGAAGTTCCAG GTCTGGAGGCTCGTCACCAACTTCCTCTTCTTCGGGCCCCTGGGATTCAGCTTCTTCTTCAACATGCTTTTCGT GTTCCGCTACTGCCGCATGCTGGAGGAGGGCTCCTTCCGCGGCCGCACGGCCGACTTCGTCTTCATGTTTCTCTTCGGGGGCGTCCTCATGACC ctgctggggctcctgggcagcctgTTCTTCCTGGGCCAGGCCCTCACAGTCATGCTGGTGTATGTGTGGAGCCGCCGCAACCCCCGAGTGAGGGTCAACTTCTTTGGCCTCCTCACCTTCCATGCACCATTCCTGCCCTGGGCGCTCATGGGTTTCTCACTGCTGCTGGGCAACTCGATTCTCGTGGACCTGCTGG GGATTGCGGTGGGCCACATTTACTACTTCCTAGAGGATGTCTTCCCCAACCAGCCTGGAGGCAAGAGGCTGCTGCTGACCCCCCGCTTCCT GGGAACCCACCCAGGGGCTACATTGGGACTTATCACCCAGGGCCCGTCTCCCAGAAACCAGGTCACTGggtccctcctctgcctgcaaGACATTGCCTTTGGGTAG
- the DERL3 gene encoding derlin-3 isoform X2, translating into MAWQGLAAEFLQVPAVTRAYTAACVLTTAAVLELLSPFQLYFNPHLVFRKFQVWRLVTNFLFFGPLGFSFFFNMLFVFRYCRMLEEGSFRGRTADFVFMFLFGGVLMTLLGLLGSLFFLGQALTVMLVYVWSRRNPRVRVNFFGLLTFHAPFLPWALMGFSLLLGNSILVDLLGIAVGHIYYFLEDVFPNQPGGKRLLLTPRFLKLLLDAPQEDPNYLPLPEEQPGPLQQ; encoded by the exons ATGGCGTGGCAGGGGCTGGCGGCCGAGTTCCTGCAGGTGCCCGCGGTGACGCGGGCCTACACGGCGGCCTGCGTCCTAACCACGGCTGCTGTG CTGGAGCTCCTCAGCCCCTTCCAGCTCTATTTCAACCCGCACCTCGTCTTCCGGAAGTTCCAG GTCTGGAGGCTCGTCACCAACTTCCTCTTCTTCGGGCCCCTGGGATTCAGCTTCTTCTTCAACATGCTTTTCGT GTTCCGCTACTGCCGCATGCTGGAGGAGGGCTCCTTCCGCGGCCGCACGGCCGACTTCGTCTTCATGTTTCTCTTCGGGGGCGTCCTCATGACC ctgctggggctcctgggcagcctgTTCTTCCTGGGCCAGGCCCTCACAGTCATGCTGGTGTATGTGTGGAGCCGCCGCAACCCCCGAGTGAGGGTCAACTTCTTTGGCCTCCTCACCTTCCATGCACCATTCCTGCCCTGGGCGCTCATGGGTTTCTCACTGCTGCTGGGCAACTCGATTCTCGTGGACCTGCTGG GGATTGCGGTGGGCCACATTTACTACTTCCTAGAGGATGTCTTCCCCAACCAGCCTGGAGGCAAGAGGCTGCTGCTGACCCCCCGCTTCCT GAAGCTGCTACTGGATGCCCCACAGGAGGACCCCAATTACCTGCCCCTCCCGGAGGAGCAGCCAGGACCCCTACAGCAATGA